The Drosophila suzukii unplaced genomic scaffold, CBGP_Dsuzu_IsoJpt1.0 scf_5, whole genome shotgun sequence genome window below encodes:
- the Tsp26A gene encoding tetraspanin-17 isoform X3 has product MPAAVRKFRRETSEISCCLKYLLFASNVVLWLSALLVLSVGIWAWSEKDMFRNITRLHYIALDPAFVLIILGGVTFLLGFMGSVGALRENTCLLAAYAVFLSVLLIAEIGFFAVAFVLKDKGWIKNQATEGLKAFIRHYREDADQQNLIDWIQEDWLQCCGIDGPKDWDSNNYFNCSSIAIGSREACGVPFSCCRRRPHEQIKNKQCGYDVRKDGYGMELSKIIYEKGCVQAGEEWMEHNLIIIFTTVIAVMFFQILGICFAQNLRADVYNQKSKWH; this is encoded by the exons ATGCCAGCTGCTGTGCGCAAGTTCCGCCGCGAGACCAGCGAAATCAGCTGCTGCCTAAAGTACCTTCTCTTCGCCAGCAATGTGGTTCTGTGGCTTTCGGCTTTGCTGGTACTGTCGGTTGGCATCTGGGCTTGGAGTGAGAAGGACATGTTCCGCAACATCACTCGGCTGCATTACATCGCCCTAGACCCCGCTTTTGTCCTGATCATCCTGGGCGGCGTAACCTTTCTGCTGGGCTTTATGGGCAGCGTTGGGGCCTTGCGCGAGAACACTTGTCTCCTTGCGGCG TACGCTGTCTTCCTCAGTGTCCTGCTCATCGCCGAGATCGGTTTCTTTGCCGTGGCCTTCGTGCTTAAGGACAAGGGATGG ATAAAGAACCAGGCCACCGAGGGCCTGAAGGCCTTCATCCGTCACTATCGAGAGGACGCTGACCAACAGAATCTTATTGACTGGATCCAGGAAGACTGGTTACAGTGTTGCGGCATTGATGGGCCGAAGGACTGGGACAGCAACAACTACTTTAACTGCTCGTCTATTGCCATTGGCAGTAGGGAGGCGTGCGGGGTGCCCTTCTCATGCTGTCGTAGGCGTCCCCACGAGCAGATCAAGAACAAACAATGCGGCTACGATGTGCGCAAGGATGGATAT GGCATGGAGCtgtcaaaaataatatatgaaaaggGCTGTGTTCAAGCTGGCGAAGAATGGATGGAACacaatttaattattattttcactaCTGTTATTGCTGTGATGTTTTTCCAG ATCCTAGGAATATGCTTTGCTCAGAACTTACGCGCCGATGTATATAATCAAAAGTCAAAGTGGCACTAA
- the Tsp26A gene encoding tetraspanin-17 isoform X1 — MPAAVRKFRRETSEISCCLKYLLFASNVVLWLSALLVLSVGIWAWSEKDMFRNITRLHYIALDPAFVLIILGGVTFLLGFMGSVGALRENTCLLAAYAVFLSVLLIAEIGFFAVAFVLKDKGWIKNQATEGLKAFIRHYREDADQQNLIDWIQEDWLQCCGIDGPKDWDSNNYFNCSSIAIGSREACGVPFSCCRRRPHEQIKNKQCGYDVRKDGYPVDRNIHERGCLRAGEDWLEAHLFCVAIWCVALLVLQGMELSKIIYEKGCVQAGEEWMEHNLIIIFTTVIAVMFFQILGICFAQNLRADVYNQKSKWH, encoded by the exons ATGCCAGCTGCTGTGCGCAAGTTCCGCCGCGAGACCAGCGAAATCAGCTGCTGCCTAAAGTACCTTCTCTTCGCCAGCAATGTGGTTCTGTGGCTTTCGGCTTTGCTGGTACTGTCGGTTGGCATCTGGGCTTGGAGTGAGAAGGACATGTTCCGCAACATCACTCGGCTGCATTACATCGCCCTAGACCCCGCTTTTGTCCTGATCATCCTGGGCGGCGTAACCTTTCTGCTGGGCTTTATGGGCAGCGTTGGGGCCTTGCGCGAGAACACTTGTCTCCTTGCGGCG TACGCTGTCTTCCTCAGTGTCCTGCTCATCGCCGAGATCGGTTTCTTTGCCGTGGCCTTCGTGCTTAAGGACAAGGGATGG ATAAAGAACCAGGCCACCGAGGGCCTGAAGGCCTTCATCCGTCACTATCGAGAGGACGCTGACCAACAGAATCTTATTGACTGGATCCAGGAAGACTGGTTACAGTGTTGCGGCATTGATGGGCCGAAGGACTGGGACAGCAACAACTACTTTAACTGCTCGTCTATTGCCATTGGCAGTAGGGAGGCGTGCGGGGTGCCCTTCTCATGCTGTCGTAGGCGTCCCCACGAGCAGATCAAGAACAAACAATGCGGCTACGATGTGCGCAAGGATGGATAT CCTGTGGATAGGAACATTCATGAACGCGGGTGTTTGCGCGCTGGCGAGGATTGGCTGGAAGCACATCTTTTTTGTGTAGCGATTTGGTGTGTCGCCCTGCTAGTCCTGCAG GGCATGGAGCtgtcaaaaataatatatgaaaaggGCTGTGTTCAAGCTGGCGAAGAATGGATGGAACacaatttaattattattttcactaCTGTTATTGCTGTGATGTTTTTCCAG ATCCTAGGAATATGCTTTGCTCAGAACTTACGCGCCGATGTATATAATCAAAAGTCAAAGTGGCACTAA
- the Tsp26A gene encoding tetraspanin-17 isoform X7 codes for MPAAVRKFRRETSEISCCLKYLLFASNVVLWLSALLVLSVGIWAWSEKDMFRNITRLHYIALDPAFVLIILGGVTFLLGFMGSVGALRENTCLLAAYAVFLSVLLIAEIGFFAVAFVLKDKGWIKNQATEGLKAFIRHYREDADQQNLIDWIQEDWLQCCGIDGPKDWDSNNYFNCSSIAIGSREACGVPFSCCRRRPHEQIKNKQCGYDVRKDGYILGICFAQNLRADVYNQKSKWH; via the exons ATGCCAGCTGCTGTGCGCAAGTTCCGCCGCGAGACCAGCGAAATCAGCTGCTGCCTAAAGTACCTTCTCTTCGCCAGCAATGTGGTTCTGTGGCTTTCGGCTTTGCTGGTACTGTCGGTTGGCATCTGGGCTTGGAGTGAGAAGGACATGTTCCGCAACATCACTCGGCTGCATTACATCGCCCTAGACCCCGCTTTTGTCCTGATCATCCTGGGCGGCGTAACCTTTCTGCTGGGCTTTATGGGCAGCGTTGGGGCCTTGCGCGAGAACACTTGTCTCCTTGCGGCG TACGCTGTCTTCCTCAGTGTCCTGCTCATCGCCGAGATCGGTTTCTTTGCCGTGGCCTTCGTGCTTAAGGACAAGGGATGG ATAAAGAACCAGGCCACCGAGGGCCTGAAGGCCTTCATCCGTCACTATCGAGAGGACGCTGACCAACAGAATCTTATTGACTGGATCCAGGAAGACTGGTTACAGTGTTGCGGCATTGATGGGCCGAAGGACTGGGACAGCAACAACTACTTTAACTGCTCGTCTATTGCCATTGGCAGTAGGGAGGCGTGCGGGGTGCCCTTCTCATGCTGTCGTAGGCGTCCCCACGAGCAGATCAAGAACAAACAATGCGGCTACGATGTGCGCAAGGATGGATAT ATCCTAGGAATATGCTTTGCTCAGAACTTACGCGCCGATGTATATAATCAAAAGTCAAAGTGGCACTAA
- the Tsp26A gene encoding tetraspanin-17 isoform X2 — MPAAVRKFRRETSEISCCLKYLLFASNVVLWLSALLVLSVGIWAWSEKDMFRNITRLHYIALDPAFVLIILGGVTFLLGFMGSVGALRENTCLLAAYAVFLSVLLIAEIGFFAVAFVLKDKGWIKNQATEGLKAFIRHYREDADQQNLIDWIQEDWLQCCGIDGPKDWDSNNYFNCSSIAIGSREACGVPFSCCRRRPHEQIKNKQCGYDVRKDGYPVDRNIHERGCLRAGEDWLEAHLFCVAIWCVALLVLQGMELSKIIYEKGCVQAGEEWMEHNLIIIFTTVIAVMFFQVSI, encoded by the exons ATGCCAGCTGCTGTGCGCAAGTTCCGCCGCGAGACCAGCGAAATCAGCTGCTGCCTAAAGTACCTTCTCTTCGCCAGCAATGTGGTTCTGTGGCTTTCGGCTTTGCTGGTACTGTCGGTTGGCATCTGGGCTTGGAGTGAGAAGGACATGTTCCGCAACATCACTCGGCTGCATTACATCGCCCTAGACCCCGCTTTTGTCCTGATCATCCTGGGCGGCGTAACCTTTCTGCTGGGCTTTATGGGCAGCGTTGGGGCCTTGCGCGAGAACACTTGTCTCCTTGCGGCG TACGCTGTCTTCCTCAGTGTCCTGCTCATCGCCGAGATCGGTTTCTTTGCCGTGGCCTTCGTGCTTAAGGACAAGGGATGG ATAAAGAACCAGGCCACCGAGGGCCTGAAGGCCTTCATCCGTCACTATCGAGAGGACGCTGACCAACAGAATCTTATTGACTGGATCCAGGAAGACTGGTTACAGTGTTGCGGCATTGATGGGCCGAAGGACTGGGACAGCAACAACTACTTTAACTGCTCGTCTATTGCCATTGGCAGTAGGGAGGCGTGCGGGGTGCCCTTCTCATGCTGTCGTAGGCGTCCCCACGAGCAGATCAAGAACAAACAATGCGGCTACGATGTGCGCAAGGATGGATAT CCTGTGGATAGGAACATTCATGAACGCGGGTGTTTGCGCGCTGGCGAGGATTGGCTGGAAGCACATCTTTTTTGTGTAGCGATTTGGTGTGTCGCCCTGCTAGTCCTGCAG GGCATGGAGCtgtcaaaaataatatatgaaaaggGCTGTGTTCAAGCTGGCGAAGAATGGATGGAACacaatttaattattattttcactaCTGTTATTGCTGTGATGTTTTTCCAGGTTTCTATTTAA
- the Tsp26A gene encoding tetraspanin-17 isoform X6, which yields MPAAVRKFRRETSEISCCLKYLLFASNVVLWLSALLVLSVGIWAWSEKDMFRNITRLHYIALDPAFVLIILGGVTFLLGFMGSVGALRENTCLLAAYAVFLSVLLIAEIGFFAVAFVLKDKGWIKNQATEGLKAFIRHYREDADQQNLIDWIQEDWLQCCGIDGPKDWDSNNYFNCSSIAIGSREACGVPFSCCRRRPHEQIKNKQCGYDVRKDGYGMELSKIIYEKGCVQAGEEWMEHNLIIIFTTVIAVMFFQVSI from the exons ATGCCAGCTGCTGTGCGCAAGTTCCGCCGCGAGACCAGCGAAATCAGCTGCTGCCTAAAGTACCTTCTCTTCGCCAGCAATGTGGTTCTGTGGCTTTCGGCTTTGCTGGTACTGTCGGTTGGCATCTGGGCTTGGAGTGAGAAGGACATGTTCCGCAACATCACTCGGCTGCATTACATCGCCCTAGACCCCGCTTTTGTCCTGATCATCCTGGGCGGCGTAACCTTTCTGCTGGGCTTTATGGGCAGCGTTGGGGCCTTGCGCGAGAACACTTGTCTCCTTGCGGCG TACGCTGTCTTCCTCAGTGTCCTGCTCATCGCCGAGATCGGTTTCTTTGCCGTGGCCTTCGTGCTTAAGGACAAGGGATGG ATAAAGAACCAGGCCACCGAGGGCCTGAAGGCCTTCATCCGTCACTATCGAGAGGACGCTGACCAACAGAATCTTATTGACTGGATCCAGGAAGACTGGTTACAGTGTTGCGGCATTGATGGGCCGAAGGACTGGGACAGCAACAACTACTTTAACTGCTCGTCTATTGCCATTGGCAGTAGGGAGGCGTGCGGGGTGCCCTTCTCATGCTGTCGTAGGCGTCCCCACGAGCAGATCAAGAACAAACAATGCGGCTACGATGTGCGCAAGGATGGATAT GGCATGGAGCtgtcaaaaataatatatgaaaaggGCTGTGTTCAAGCTGGCGAAGAATGGATGGAACacaatttaattattattttcactaCTGTTATTGCTGTGATGTTTTTCCAGGTTTCTATTTAA
- the Tsp26A gene encoding tetraspanin-17 isoform X4 — translation MPAAVRKFRRETSEISCCLKYLLFASNVVLWLSALLVLSVGIWAWSEKDMFRNITRLHYIALDPAFVLIILGGVTFLLGFMGSVGALRENTCLLAAYAVFLSVLLIAEIGFFAVAFVLKDKGWIKNQATEGLKAFIRHYREDADQQNLIDWIQEDWLQCCGIDGPKDWDSNNYFNCSSIAIGSREACGVPFSCCRRRPHEQIKNKQCGYDVRKDGYPVDRNIHERGCLRAGEDWLEAHLFCVAIWCVALLVLQILGICFAQNLRADVYNQKSKWH, via the exons ATGCCAGCTGCTGTGCGCAAGTTCCGCCGCGAGACCAGCGAAATCAGCTGCTGCCTAAAGTACCTTCTCTTCGCCAGCAATGTGGTTCTGTGGCTTTCGGCTTTGCTGGTACTGTCGGTTGGCATCTGGGCTTGGAGTGAGAAGGACATGTTCCGCAACATCACTCGGCTGCATTACATCGCCCTAGACCCCGCTTTTGTCCTGATCATCCTGGGCGGCGTAACCTTTCTGCTGGGCTTTATGGGCAGCGTTGGGGCCTTGCGCGAGAACACTTGTCTCCTTGCGGCG TACGCTGTCTTCCTCAGTGTCCTGCTCATCGCCGAGATCGGTTTCTTTGCCGTGGCCTTCGTGCTTAAGGACAAGGGATGG ATAAAGAACCAGGCCACCGAGGGCCTGAAGGCCTTCATCCGTCACTATCGAGAGGACGCTGACCAACAGAATCTTATTGACTGGATCCAGGAAGACTGGTTACAGTGTTGCGGCATTGATGGGCCGAAGGACTGGGACAGCAACAACTACTTTAACTGCTCGTCTATTGCCATTGGCAGTAGGGAGGCGTGCGGGGTGCCCTTCTCATGCTGTCGTAGGCGTCCCCACGAGCAGATCAAGAACAAACAATGCGGCTACGATGTGCGCAAGGATGGATAT CCTGTGGATAGGAACATTCATGAACGCGGGTGTTTGCGCGCTGGCGAGGATTGGCTGGAAGCACATCTTTTTTGTGTAGCGATTTGGTGTGTCGCCCTGCTAGTCCTGCAG ATCCTAGGAATATGCTTTGCTCAGAACTTACGCGCCGATGTATATAATCAAAAGTCAAAGTGGCACTAA
- the Tsp26A gene encoding tetraspanin-17 isoform X5, with protein sequence MPAAVRKFRRETSEISCCLKYLLFASNVVLWLSALLVLSVGIWAWSEKDMFRNITRLHYIALDPAFVLIILGGVTFLLGFMGSVGALRENTCLLAAYAVFLSVLLIAEIGFFAVAFVLKDKGWIKNQATEGLKAFIRHYREDADQQNLIDWIQEDWLQCCGIDGPKDWDSNNYFNCSSIAIGSREACGVPFSCCRRRPHEQIKNKQCGYDVRKDGYPVDRNIHERGCLRAGEDWLEAHLFCVAIWCVALLVLQMDQILTFKSCRS encoded by the exons ATGCCAGCTGCTGTGCGCAAGTTCCGCCGCGAGACCAGCGAAATCAGCTGCTGCCTAAAGTACCTTCTCTTCGCCAGCAATGTGGTTCTGTGGCTTTCGGCTTTGCTGGTACTGTCGGTTGGCATCTGGGCTTGGAGTGAGAAGGACATGTTCCGCAACATCACTCGGCTGCATTACATCGCCCTAGACCCCGCTTTTGTCCTGATCATCCTGGGCGGCGTAACCTTTCTGCTGGGCTTTATGGGCAGCGTTGGGGCCTTGCGCGAGAACACTTGTCTCCTTGCGGCG TACGCTGTCTTCCTCAGTGTCCTGCTCATCGCCGAGATCGGTTTCTTTGCCGTGGCCTTCGTGCTTAAGGACAAGGGATGG ATAAAGAACCAGGCCACCGAGGGCCTGAAGGCCTTCATCCGTCACTATCGAGAGGACGCTGACCAACAGAATCTTATTGACTGGATCCAGGAAGACTGGTTACAGTGTTGCGGCATTGATGGGCCGAAGGACTGGGACAGCAACAACTACTTTAACTGCTCGTCTATTGCCATTGGCAGTAGGGAGGCGTGCGGGGTGCCCTTCTCATGCTGTCGTAGGCGTCCCCACGAGCAGATCAAGAACAAACAATGCGGCTACGATGTGCGCAAGGATGGATAT CCTGTGGATAGGAACATTCATGAACGCGGGTGTTTGCGCGCTGGCGAGGATTGGCTGGAAGCACATCTTTTTTGTGTAGCGATTTGGTGTGTCGCCCTGCTAGTCCTGCAG ATGGACCAGATTTTAACGTTCAAATCTTGTAGATCCTAG